The following are from one region of the Capsicum annuum cultivar UCD-10X-F1 chromosome 1, UCD10Xv1.1, whole genome shotgun sequence genome:
- the LOC124889133 gene encoding uncharacterized protein LOC124889133 produces the protein MDGGTVWIIIFVDRITTKVIFVGFADGAPMLSWRRYDCWLGFTGHGWSKIVVDDLPVVRCWLSGDRFSVTASTSSPEEEVAAAIVARRRIGVPIWVSPVLMAVQRLWV, from the coding sequence ATGGATGGAGGAACTGTTTGGATCATTATTTTCGTTGATAGAATAACGACGAAGGTGATTTTTGTTGGGTTTGCTGACGGAGCTCCGATGTTGTCTTGGCGGAGGTACGACTGTTGGCTTGGTTTTACCGGTCATGGCTGGTCAAAAATCGTGGTGGATGACTTGCCGGTTGTTCGTTGCTGGTTGAGCGGCGATCGATTCAGCGTGACTGCCAGCACTAGTTCGCCGGAGGAGGAAGTGGCAGCAGCCATCGTGGCTCGTCGACGAATAGGTGTGCCGATTTGGGTTTCACCGGTGTTGATGGCGGTGCAGCGACTGTGGGTTTGA
- the LOC107844433 gene encoding metacaspase-1 has translation MMMLVNCSNCHTPLQLPPGARSIRCAVCQAVTQLADPRAVPPPSPHQYNHPPPAAAPPSPYSHAPPGPPPNAHGRKKAVIVGISYRYSRHELKGCLNDAKCMKYLLINKFQFPEASILMLNEEETDPYRTPTKQNIRMALYWLVQGCQPGDSLLFHYSGHGSRQRNYNGDEVDGYDETLCPLDFETQGMIVDDEINATIVRPLPYGVKLHAIIDACHSGTVLDLPFLCRMSRSGQYVWEDHRPRSGVWKGTNGGEVFSFSGCDDDQTSADTSALSKITSTGAMTFCFIQAIERGHGATYGSILTAMRNAIRQAGGSSGGDFGGGAVTSLISMLLTGGSLSIGGGFSQEPQLTACQPFDVYAKPFSL, from the exons ATGATGATGTTAGTAAATTGTTCGAATTGTCATACCCCATTACAGCTACCGCCCGGTGCGCGATCCATTCGTTGTGCTGTTTGCCAGGCAGTAACACAGTTGGCTGACCCACGCGCTGTTCCTCCACCGTCGCCTCATCAGTACAACCACCCACCACCAGCTGCGGCACCTCCGTCACCGTACAGCCACGCGCCACCTGGACCACCACCGAATGCTCATGGGAGAAAGAAAGCCGTGATTGTTGGTATATCGTATAGGTATTCTAGACATGAGCTTAAAGGGTGTCTTAATGATGCTAAATGTATGAAATATTTGTTGATCAACAAGTTCCAGTTTCCGGAGGCGTCTATTCTTATGCtcaatg AAGAGGAAACCGACCCATATAGAACTCCGACTAAACAGAACATACGCATGGCATTATATTGGCTTGTACAGGGATGCCAACCAGGAGACTCGCTACTCTTTCATTATTCTGGTCATGGCTCAAGACAAAGGAATTACAATGGAGATGAAGTGGATGGATATGATGAAACTTTATGTCCCTTAGATTTTGAAACTCAGGGTATGATTGTTGATGATGAAATCAATGCAACAATTGTCAGGCCTCTTCCTTACGGAGTAAAACTTCATGCCATAATAGATGCTTGCCACAGCGGAACTGTTTTAGACCTTCCATTCCTTTGTAGAATGAGCAG GAGCGGACAATATGTATGGGAAGATCATCGTCCCCGTTCTGGTGTCTGGAAAGGAACTAATGGTGGTGAAGTTTTCTCTTTTAGTGGTTGTGATGATGATCAAACTTCTGCTGATACATCT GCGCTTTCAAAAATAACTTCAACTGGTGCTATGACTTTCTGTTTCATTCAAGCTATTGAGCGCGGTCATGGAGCCACATATGGAAGTATATTGACTGCAATGCGAAATGCCATCCGACAAGCTGGTGGAAGTTCAGGGGGTGACTTTGGTGGGGGTGCTGTCACATCTCTCATCTCGATGCTTTTGACTGGTGGTAGTCTCAGTATTGGCGGAGGCTTTAGTCAG GAACCCCAGTTAACCGCTTGCCAGCCATTCGATGTGTATGCGAAGCCATTTTCATTGTGA
- the LOC107844440 gene encoding 60S ribosomal protein L37a: protein MTKRTKKAGIVGKYGTRYGASLRKQIKKMEVSQHSKYFCEFCGKYAVKRKAVGIWGCKDCGKVKAGGAYTLNTASAVTVRSTIRRLREQTES from the exons ATG ACCAAGAGAACCAAGAAGGCTGGAATTGTCGGGAAGTATG GTACCCGTTATGGTGCCAGTTTGAGGAAGCAGATCAAGAAGATGGAGGTCAGTCAGCACAGCAAGTACTTCTGTGAGTTCTGCGGCAAG TATGCCGTCAAGAGGAAAGCTGTTGGTATTTGGGGTTGCAAGGACTGTGGCAAAGTGAAAGCCGGTGGTGCTTACACATTGAA CACTGCCAGCGCTGTCACCGTAAGGAGCACCATTCGAAGGCTTAGGGAGCAGACAGAGAGCTAG